The following are from one region of the Anaeropeptidivorans aminofermentans genome:
- a CDS encoding sensor histidine kinase has product MVSIEAITDKTYRKEIESYMKVIRAQRHDFNFHLHAIQGMIENGKVSECHKYIQEMVKSSISLNDIIGVYDPAIGAMLNIFRENALIKGIKIDFDIKYNMEHIGCSSYEANKIIGNLLQNALDETERHKDLSYGIKLLIFKRSGNTVIDVSNIFSGNEGVLADIFQYGYSTKPDHDGIGLPNVSNILELRGGMIYTEFEENIIHFVVTVPNRYAKRPA; this is encoded by the coding sequence ATGGTATCCATTGAAGCCATTACAGATAAAACCTACAGAAAAGAAATAGAAAGCTACATGAAAGTGATACGCGCTCAAAGACATGATTTTAATTTCCACCTTCATGCAATACAGGGAATGATAGAAAACGGAAAAGTCAGCGAGTGCCACAAATATATACAGGAAATGGTTAAATCCTCTATAAGCCTTAATGATATTATAGGCGTATATGACCCTGCTATAGGGGCGATGCTTAATATTTTCAGAGAGAATGCTCTTATAAAGGGAATAAAGATAGATTTTGATATTAAGTATAATATGGAGCATATAGGCTGCTCCTCTTATGAAGCCAATAAAATAATAGGAAACCTCCTTCAAAATGCCCTGGATGAAACTGAAAGACATAAAGATTTGTCTTATGGAATAAAGCTTTTAATATTTAAAAGAAGCGGAAATACGGTTATTGACGTGTCTAATATTTTCAGCGGAAATGAGGGCGTATTGGCTGATATATTTCAATACGGCTATTCCACTAAACCGGACCATGACGGCATAGGCTTACCAAATGTATCAAATATATTAGAGCTTCGGGGAGGAATGATTTATACGGAGTTTGAGGAAAATATTATTCATTTTGTTGTTACTGTGCCAAACAGATATGCCAAAAGACCAGCATAG
- a CDS encoding GntR family transcriptional regulator, giving the protein MPIPQSVKFSPPASAKLIVYSTVQEWIVKGILEPGEKIIDTQLAEYFSVSRTPVREALQLLNKQGLVEVIPSNGTRVTEIDWEDVRQNYEALKELNCVVIRLVIDKINSEHIKELKRINREFADALESSDIHKQSAYDKVFHNYLVHLANNHYIAQYIEQLSISAQRIENLYFSISPRRKESFSEHEEIINKLALHDFYAAEKAIRKNWVTGTDMYRYFKENKNA; this is encoded by the coding sequence ATGCCTATTCCGCAATCAGTCAAATTTTCTCCGCCTGCAAGCGCAAAATTAATCGTATATTCAACGGTACAGGAATGGATTGTTAAAGGTATCTTAGAACCTGGAGAAAAAATTATCGACACGCAATTAGCCGAATATTTTTCAGTAAGCCGTACCCCTGTTCGTGAGGCCTTGCAATTATTAAATAAGCAAGGTCTAGTTGAAGTTATTCCTTCCAACGGAACCCGTGTAACGGAAATTGACTGGGAAGATGTGCGCCAAAATTATGAAGCCTTAAAAGAATTGAACTGTGTTGTGATTAGATTGGTTATTGATAAAATTAATTCCGAACATATAAAGGAACTAAAGAGAATTAATAGAGAATTCGCAGATGCTTTGGAAAGCAGTGATATTCATAAACAGTCTGCATATGACAAAGTTTTTCATAATTATCTTGTTCATCTTGCCAATAACCACTATATAGCTCAATATATTGAACAATTGTCAATTTCTGCCCAGCGTATTGAGAACCTATACTTCAGTATCAGCCCCCGTCGAAAGGAGTCTTTTTCTGAGCACGAAGAAATTATCAATAAGCTTGCTTTGCACGATTTTTACGCAGCAGAAAAAGCAATCCGTAAAAATTGGGTTACCGGTACTGATATGTATAGATATTTTAAAGAAAACAAGAATGCATAA
- a CDS encoding recombinase family protein has translation MSIKKILAEYIRLSQEDENEGESNSIRNQRELLNAFVESSPDLSQYEVVEFCDDGYSGTNFDRPGVKALLDEVRAGNIQCIIVKDLSRFGRNYIDIGDYLEQIFPFLGVRFISVNDHFDSNDFDGTTGGLDVGFRNLIYSLYSKDLSQKVRSAKKTRMEKGEFIGSHAPYGYAKSPENRKKLVVDEKAAAVVRRIFAMADEGKNAVQIAAVLNSENVPTPYIYKRLMGCNRKYNVVGNTNHWHNTTILTIIRDERYTGKMVNGKNRSPFVGSKHGKRIPKSEWIVVPNTHEAIVSEELFASVQERFSAPARIRTEPAEIRPLMGKVKCGVCQHVMRRSNSPSATAYYYCESHQYVADSTCTKDRIPEVSLIQTVLSVIHKQIETMLDMEQFFDRVKTQSHNDITTLTEQIRQLQAVLAKLKASKVKAYEKYKDGALDRDSYRSQKADIGKEIAETESQIVGLETSLQSRYLENGQPISIIESFKRYEGFTELSKEMADELIDSIYIYGNEAIEIVWNHKDEYMRLVQYVEKGVCADENR, from the coding sequence GTGAGTATCAAGAAAATCCTTGCCGAGTATATCAGGCTATCTCAAGAGGACGAGAACGAGGGTGAAAGCAACAGTATAAGAAACCAGCGGGAGCTTCTGAATGCCTTTGTGGAAAGCTCCCCCGACCTCTCACAGTATGAAGTGGTTGAGTTTTGCGACGATGGTTACAGCGGTACAAATTTTGACCGTCCGGGCGTGAAAGCCCTGCTGGATGAAGTGCGTGCGGGAAACATACAGTGTATCATCGTAAAAGACCTGTCCCGTTTCGGAAGAAACTACATTGACATTGGAGATTATTTGGAGCAAATATTCCCCTTTTTAGGGGTGCGCTTTATCTCCGTCAACGACCATTTTGACAGCAATGACTTTGACGGTACGACCGGCGGACTTGATGTGGGTTTCAGAAACCTGATTTACTCCCTTTACAGCAAAGACCTTTCACAAAAGGTACGGAGTGCAAAAAAGACCCGCATGGAGAAAGGAGAATTCATCGGCAGCCATGCTCCTTATGGCTATGCGAAATCGCCGGAAAACCGCAAGAAACTTGTGGTGGACGAAAAGGCTGCCGCCGTTGTCAGGCGTATCTTTGCCATGGCGGACGAAGGCAAAAATGCAGTCCAGATTGCCGCTGTTTTGAATTCGGAAAATGTACCTACGCCATATATCTATAAGCGGCTTATGGGTTGTAACCGTAAATACAATGTGGTTGGAAATACGAATCACTGGCATAATACGACTATCCTGACCATTATCCGTGATGAGCGCTACACAGGGAAAATGGTAAATGGGAAAAATCGCAGTCCTTTTGTCGGGAGTAAGCATGGAAAACGCATCCCAAAAAGTGAGTGGATTGTCGTACCCAATACCCATGAGGCTATTGTTTCGGAGGAATTATTTGCTTCGGTTCAGGAGCGTTTCTCTGCCCCTGCGAGGATAAGGACAGAACCGGCCGAGATCAGACCACTGATGGGTAAAGTGAAATGTGGGGTTTGCCAGCACGTTATGCGAAGAAGCAATAGCCCCTCGGCTACTGCATATTATTATTGTGAGAGCCATCAATATGTGGCTGACAGCACTTGCACAAAGGATAGGATTCCCGAAGTCAGTTTGATACAGACCGTCCTATCTGTGATACATAAACAGATAGAGACCATGCTTGATATGGAACAGTTTTTTGACAGAGTGAAAACGCAAAGCCATAATGATATAACCACTCTGACAGAGCAAATCAGGCAGCTCCAAGCCGTCCTCGCCAAGCTGAAGGCTTCCAAAGTTAAGGCATATGAAAAATACAAAGATGGGGCTTTGGACAGGGACAGCTATCGAAGCCAAAAGGCGGATATTGGTAAGGAAATTGCGGAAACAGAATCCCAAATCGTTGGACTTGAAACGTCATTGCAAAGCCGTTATCTTGAAAACGGACAGCCAATCTCCATCATTGAGAGCTTCAAGCGATATGAGGGATTTACGGAACTTTCAAAAGAAATGGCAGATGAACTAATTGACAGTATCTATATCTACGGAAATGAAGCGATTGAAATTGTGTGGAACCATAAGGATGAGTATATGAGGCTTGTCCAGTATGTCGAAAAAGGAGTATGCGCAGATGAAAACAGATAA
- a CDS encoding diaminopropionate ammonia-lyase gives MNGEELKLNISKDLKFINNTVTQQAKAPEYLSIASTENVRRLHSSIPSYHETPLVPLNSLAKKLGLKGIYVKDESYRFGLNAFKGLGGIYALSCIVCEKFGMDMNKVDFSDLQKSSMRDRLSNCIFVTATDGNHGKGVVWAATQLGCKTYVYMPQGSSENRAQAIRDAGMAEVVITDMNYDDTVRYASYMSEKNNWALLQDTSWKEYEKVPRWIVAGYTTIAHEAIEQLQKYNIDAPTHVFLQAGVGAMAGSIIGYLVNYYKSNYPAFTIVEPKQVSGIFESARQNDGLTHSAAGNGNTIMAGLNCGEPCTITWPIIYNFARHYASCHDDVAKIGMRLLAYPQGSDNKIISGESGAVTSGLLALLMEKDELIEQRKVMGLNENSIVLLINTEGDTDPISYQAIVNNESFEV, from the coding sequence ATGAATGGAGAGGAATTAAAATTGAACATAAGTAAAGATTTAAAGTTTATCAATAACACTGTAACACAGCAAGCAAAAGCACCTGAGTATCTAAGTATTGCTTCTACGGAAAATGTCAGGCGTTTGCACAGTTCCATACCTTCATATCATGAAACCCCGTTAGTTCCTTTAAATTCACTGGCAAAGAAATTAGGTTTAAAAGGTATTTATGTTAAGGATGAATCCTATAGATTCGGGCTTAACGCATTTAAAGGATTAGGCGGGATATACGCTTTGAGTTGCATAGTCTGTGAAAAATTTGGGATGGATATGAATAAAGTTGATTTTTCAGATTTACAGAAATCCAGTATGAGAGACAGGTTATCTAACTGTATTTTTGTTACGGCAACCGATGGAAATCATGGTAAAGGGGTTGTATGGGCGGCTACTCAGTTAGGCTGCAAAACTTATGTTTATATGCCGCAAGGTTCGTCGGAAAATCGGGCTCAGGCAATAAGGGATGCCGGTATGGCAGAAGTAGTTATTACGGATATGAACTATGACGATACGGTACGCTATGCATCGTATATGAGCGAGAAAAATAATTGGGCATTGCTTCAAGATACTTCATGGAAAGAATATGAAAAAGTACCTCGTTGGATTGTAGCAGGCTATACTACAATTGCCCATGAAGCAATAGAACAACTGCAAAAATATAATATAGATGCGCCAACCCATGTTTTTTTGCAAGCAGGCGTTGGAGCCATGGCAGGAAGCATAATAGGATATCTGGTCAATTATTACAAAAGCAATTACCCTGCATTTACAATAGTCGAACCGAAGCAGGTTTCAGGAATTTTTGAATCAGCCAGGCAAAACGATGGTCTGACACATTCAGCAGCAGGTAACGGAAACACAATTATGGCCGGTTTGAACTGCGGTGAACCATGTACAATTACTTGGCCGATTATTTACAATTTTGCCCGTCATTATGCATCCTGCCATGATGACGTAGCTAAAATCGGAATGAGATTACTGGCTTATCCCCAAGGGTCGGACAATAAAATAATTTCAGGAGAATCTGGGGCTGTTACCAGTGGGTTACTGGCCCTTCTTATGGAAAAAGATGAGCTTATTGAACAGCGAAAAGTCATGGGACTTAATGAAAATTCAATTGTTCTCCTTATTAACACAGAAGGGGATACGGACCCTATTTCATATCAGGCTATTGTAAATAATGAAAGTTTTGAGGTTTAA
- a CDS encoding VOC family protein, with amino-acid sequence MKYQGCLLAVKDISASKHFYENVLHQNAVMDIGVHVTFEGFSLQQGYAELVGISVDSVKEQSHNFQVYFEVEDLDKVYAELKSISSLQWVHEIKEYPWGQRDIRVYDPDKHIVEIAEDMTTVIKRFFNQGMSAEEVATRTMFPLEVVKQYALGFGKSKPLF; translated from the coding sequence ATGAAATATCAAGGTTGTCTTTTGGCGGTTAAGGATATATCCGCTTCTAAGCACTTTTATGAAAATGTGCTTCATCAAAATGCAGTAATGGATATTGGCGTGCATGTGACATTTGAGGGCTTTTCTCTGCAACAAGGATATGCCGAACTCGTTGGCATATCAGTCGATAGCGTGAAAGAGCAATCGCACAACTTTCAAGTTTATTTTGAAGTGGAAGATTTAGACAAGGTATACGCCGAACTAAAAAGCATATCCAGTTTGCAGTGGGTACACGAAATCAAAGAATACCCGTGGGGGCAGCGTGATATTCGGGTATATGACCCCGACAAGCACATTGTAGAAATTGCAGAGGATATGACCACGGTTATCAAACGCTTTTTTAATCAAGGCATGTCGGCAGAAGAAGTTGCTACACGCACAATGTTCCCTCTTGAGGTTGTAAAACAGTATGCGTTAGGCTTTGGTAAATCAAAGCCGCTATTTTAG
- a CDS encoding helix-turn-helix domain-containing protein, with the protein MIIKDNKQFNMFPSHVGLRKYIQYYNIVFPSKDVFTEHYMLMPNACGTLSLAFNGNTVIAELWGASLTPILLGTEPNSYNVLMLIQLSPYGLYQITRQNQAEFADKRLSLVDIDNELFRLLHHAFAVSKTVTDLANACEEILYKRMEKHVVSDALLLATKAISDNHGQLQVKEIARLSCYSERQLNRLFRTQIGMNVKEFARLTRFNYVLKHIQKSPCFFAALSQQAGYFDQAHFDKDFKAISGVSPQNYLKTMSDFYYDGTEIYDTLSSKED; encoded by the coding sequence TTGATTATAAAAGATAACAAGCAATTCAATATGTTTCCCTCACATGTGGGGCTGAGAAAATATATTCAATATTACAACATCGTATTTCCATCTAAGGATGTGTTTACAGAGCATTATATGCTTATGCCTAACGCTTGCGGAACATTGTCGCTTGCTTTTAATGGAAATACAGTCATTGCTGAACTATGGGGAGCGTCCCTCACCCCCATATTGTTAGGCACGGAGCCAAATAGTTATAATGTTTTAATGCTTATCCAGCTTTCGCCCTATGGGTTGTATCAAATCACACGCCAAAACCAAGCGGAATTTGCAGATAAACGCCTTTCGCTTGTGGACATCGACAACGAGTTGTTCCGTTTATTGCATCATGCTTTTGCAGTATCAAAAACTGTAACCGACTTAGCGAACGCTTGCGAGGAAATTTTATACAAACGTATGGAAAAGCATGTTGTTTCAGATGCTTTGCTATTGGCAACCAAAGCGATTTCTGATAATCATGGACAGTTACAAGTGAAAGAGATTGCCAGACTATCTTGTTATAGTGAACGGCAGCTAAACCGCTTGTTCCGCACACAAATTGGAATGAATGTTAAGGAATTTGCACGTTTAACCCGCTTTAATTATGTATTAAAGCACATTCAAAAATCGCCTTGCTTTTTTGCGGCATTGTCACAACAAGCCGGCTATTTCGACCAAGCCCATTTTGATAAAGATTTCAAGGCTATCAGTGGTGTGTCACCCCAAAATTACTTGAAAACAATGTCGGATTTTTACTATGACGGCACAGAGATATACGATACACTATCCTCAAAGGAGGATTGA
- a CDS encoding rubrerythrin family protein, translated as MNLSDSITKANLLRAFAGECQAWRRYDFAANVAKTQKLQVLYYLFNYTAEQEKEHAEVFYNHLKEFTGQEISINANYPIDNTDDIMELLRLSAEHEAAEHTTIYKEFGDKAQEEGFRAIASSFHQIAAIEQTHGIRFQHYLTLMQSGNLFVSDSPVDFICLKCGHIHHGTIAPQICPVCSHDQGYFIRRASSPFEN; from the coding sequence ATGAATTTATCAGACAGCATTACCAAAGCGAATTTATTGCGGGCATTTGCCGGTGAATGCCAGGCATGGAGGAGATATGATTTTGCAGCCAACGTCGCCAAAACGCAAAAACTGCAAGTTCTTTATTATTTATTTAATTATACGGCAGAGCAAGAGAAAGAGCATGCGGAAGTATTTTACAATCATTTAAAAGAGTTTACGGGCCAAGAGATTTCCATCAATGCAAATTACCCCATCGATAATACCGATGATATAATGGAACTCTTAAGGCTTTCGGCAGAACATGAGGCAGCAGAACATACAACTATATATAAGGAATTTGGTGATAAAGCACAGGAAGAAGGCTTTAGGGCAATTGCCAGCTCTTTTCATCAGATTGCTGCAATTGAGCAAACGCATGGCATACGCTTTCAGCATTATTTGACTTTAATGCAGAGCGGGAATCTGTTTGTAAGCGATTCCCCTGTAGATTTTATCTGCTTAAAATGCGGTCATATTCATCATGGAACGATAGCACCGCAAATTTGTCCTGTTTGCAGTCATGATCAGGGATACTTTATTCGCCGGGCATCTTCCCCATTTGAAAATTAG
- a CDS encoding YgeY family selenium metabolism-linked hydrolase, which translates to MSSKQYKEIFKKYENDVVTFTQELVRIKSYSDNEAHIAKCVKKKMEKLNYDEVFIDNIGNIVGKIGSSGKIIHFDSHMDTVEVNDEMDWILPPFSAEIKDGRIYGRGSVDMKSALAASVYAAAIAKELGLTKNRTIYVTGSVCEEFCDGESIKMLYEDHDLRPDFVVICEPSDNIITLGHKGKAQVLITTHGVSAHGSAPEKGINAVYEMAEIITRVDDLNKKLMASSDPHGTVVLSDISCISASLNAVPSECSIYLDRRMALGETEEDIKKEMNSLIAGKNASWKIGTLRRTSWTGKDFIYEPLHEPWKIEMEHPLVTACISAYKEAFGYKPKEYDFWDFGTNAVTPVSMGIPTIGFGPGEYKLAHMLNENCEIIKIKDACIFYTYLIEKLN; encoded by the coding sequence ATGTCAAGCAAACAATACAAGGAAATATTCAAAAAGTATGAAAATGATGTAGTTACATTCACTCAGGAGTTAGTTAGGATAAAGAGCTATTCCGATAATGAAGCACATATAGCTAAATGTGTTAAAAAGAAAATGGAAAAACTAAATTATGATGAAGTTTTCATCGATAATATAGGAAATATAGTAGGCAAAATAGGCAGCAGCGGCAAAATAATACATTTTGACTCTCATATGGATACAGTTGAAGTAAATGATGAAATGGATTGGATATTGCCTCCGTTTTCTGCTGAAATTAAAGATGGCAGAATATATGGAAGAGGCAGTGTAGATATGAAGTCTGCGTTGGCAGCTTCAGTATACGCAGCGGCCATTGCCAAAGAATTAGGGCTTACAAAGAATAGAACGATTTATGTAACAGGCTCTGTATGCGAGGAATTCTGTGACGGCGAAAGCATAAAAATGCTATATGAAGACCATGATTTAAGACCTGATTTTGTTGTTATATGTGAACCTTCTGATAATATAATAACTCTTGGCCATAAGGGAAAGGCTCAGGTTTTAATTACTACACACGGCGTATCTGCTCACGGCTCAGCTCCTGAAAAGGGTATAAATGCTGTATATGAAATGGCTGAGATTATTACAAGAGTAGATGACTTAAATAAAAAGCTTATGGCGTCAAGTGACCCCCACGGAACGGTTGTATTATCTGATATATCTTGCATAAGCGCCTCTCTCAATGCTGTTCCGAGTGAGTGCAGTATATATCTGGACCGCCGTATGGCTCTTGGTGAAACAGAAGAAGATATTAAAAAAGAAATGAATAGTCTTATAGCCGGAAAAAATGCATCCTGGAAAATCGGTACATTGAGGCGTACTAGCTGGACAGGCAAAGATTTTATATATGAGCCCCTGCACGAACCATGGAAAATAGAAATGGAACATCCCCTCGTAACTGCCTGCATTTCAGCATACAAAGAAGCCTTCGGCTACAAACCGAAAGAATATGATTTTTGGGATTTTGGAACAAATGCCGTAACCCCTGTCAGCATGGGTATACCAACCATAGGTTTTGGACCCGGAGAATACAAGCTTGCCCATATGTTAAATGAAAATTGTGAAATAATAAAAATAAAAGACGCATGCATATTTTATACATATTTAATTGAAAAACTAAATTAA
- a CDS encoding ferritin-like domain-containing protein → MSNNPTNECNYRVNLPYPPVRVNGKNPVYAGEMLSNMAEVVSEMSDVSRYFYIAIVAQQNHSSISTCFHHISIVEMYHLNIFAELAHLLGADPRLWSGRGIKRWWSPSFIGYPHELHELIAESIKAEEAAISKYSRQANIIRDPNIVAILKRIILDEERHLQIFREMYKRV, encoded by the coding sequence ATGAGCAATAATCCAACTAACGAATGTAATTACAGAGTGAACCTTCCATATCCACCGGTGCGTGTGAACGGAAAAAATCCTGTTTATGCCGGTGAGATGCTTAGCAATATGGCTGAAGTTGTTTCCGAGATGAGTGATGTTTCCCGGTATTTCTATATCGCCATCGTAGCGCAGCAAAATCATAGTTCGATTTCAACATGCTTTCATCATATCAGTATTGTTGAGATGTATCATCTTAATATCTTTGCAGAACTTGCACATCTGCTGGGGGCAGACCCGAGGCTTTGGAGCGGGCGGGGGATCAAGCGCTGGTGGTCACCATCGTTTATCGGTTATCCTCATGAGTTGCATGAACTGATAGCTGAATCAATCAAAGCAGAGGAAGCAGCCATTAGCAAGTATTCCAGGCAGGCAAATATAATTAGAGACCCCAATATTGTGGCGATATTAAAGCGTATCATACTTGACGAAGAACGCCACCTTCAGATATTTAGAGAAATGTATAAACGGGTATAA
- a CDS encoding LytR/AlgR family response regulator transcription factor gives MIYALIVDDDNLSRESLKSVLKGYDNIEVKNEVSCSMDAVNYLKSDPDIDLIFLDIEMEGGSGFELAEYLSKEYSDILYIFLTGHAEFALDGYKYKPIDFLSKPINTFRFEQAIKRVFEARAEEKKQRKAPSRIGIRIEGGYEIINIEDIYYIEKKLRKIYLKTKSGEKVFSKYSMDQLEIMFEPHGFIRVYPSFLVPFKHIKSIFEQGDRIYYILLDNTPDKIPLSRGKYAEVKEYLSKEGVRFY, from the coding sequence GTGATATATGCTTTAATAGTTGATGACGATAATTTATCCAGAGAGTCTTTAAAGTCTGTTCTTAAAGGTTATGATAATATCGAGGTGAAAAATGAGGTTTCGTGCAGCATGGACGCTGTTAACTATTTAAAATCAGACCCTGATATAGACCTGATTTTTTTGGATATAGAAATGGAGGGCGGTTCAGGTTTTGAGCTTGCGGAATATTTAAGCAAGGAGTATTCCGATATATTATATATTTTTCTTACAGGCCATGCAGAATTTGCCTTGGACGGGTATAAATATAAACCTATAGACTTTCTTTCAAAGCCTATAAATACCTTTAGATTTGAACAAGCGATAAAAAGGGTTTTTGAAGCGAGGGCGGAAGAAAAGAAGCAAAGAAAAGCTCCAAGCCGAATAGGAATCAGGATTGAGGGCGGTTACGAAATAATAAATATAGAAGATATATACTATATTGAAAAGAAGCTTAGAAAAATATATCTTAAAACGAAAAGCGGAGAAAAAGTGTTTTCAAAATATTCTATGGACCAGCTTGAGATTATGTTTGAACCTCACGGATTTATCAGGGTTTATCCCTCTTTTCTTGTGCCTTTTAAACATATAAAATCTATTTTTGAGCAAGGAGACAGGATATATTACATTCTTCTTGATAATACACCTGATAAAATACCTCTCAGCAGAGGAAAATATGCTGAGGTAAAAGAATATTTATCTAAAGAAGGTGTTCGGTTTTACTAA
- a CDS encoding DUF5131 family protein yields the protein MNWEPWTGCYKISDGCTNCYFYGPYAKRYGQSTIQKTDKFDWPARKNAKGEYNIKGNKILPTCFATDFFLPEADEWRKDTWAIIKERTDIDFLILTKRIDRFLVSLPPDWGAGYDNVNIGCTVENQALADYRLPLFLSYPIKRRFIACAPLLEAIDLTPYLHGVEHVTVGGETGREARMCDHDWVLNIREQCVKADVTFWFKNTGSLFKRDGVVEKINPFKQTSIAKELDINILDGRRLF from the coding sequence ATGAACTGGGAGCCATGGACAGGCTGTTATAAAATAAGTGATGGCTGTACAAATTGCTATTTTTATGGGCCGTATGCAAAACGCTATGGCCAAAGCACAATACAAAAAACAGATAAATTTGATTGGCCCGCAAGGAAAAATGCAAAGGGCGAATACAATATCAAAGGCAACAAAATTCTTCCAACCTGTTTTGCGACGGACTTTTTCTTGCCAGAAGCAGACGAGTGGCGTAAAGACACTTGGGCTATCATCAAGGAAAGAACTGATATTGATTTCTTGATTTTAACAAAGCGAATTGACCGTTTTCTCGTATCACTTCCACCCGATTGGGGTGCAGGCTATGACAATGTGAATATTGGCTGTACTGTCGAAAATCAAGCATTAGCTGATTACAGACTGCCACTTTTTTTATCTTATCCGATAAAGCGACGCTTTATTGCCTGCGCCCCACTTTTAGAAGCGATAGATTTAACACCATATCTTCATGGCGTAGAGCATGTTACCGTTGGCGGTGAAACAGGACGAGAAGCTCGTATGTGTGATCATGATTGGGTTCTTAATATTCGTGAACAATGCGTAAAAGCAGATGTAACTTTTTGGTTCAAGAATACAGGCTCACTTTTCAAACGTGACGGTGTAGTGGAAAAAATAAATCCATTTAAGCAGACCAGTATAGCGAAAGAGCTGGATATAAATATTTTAGATGGTAGAAGGTTGTTTTGA
- a CDS encoding AraC family transcriptional regulator, with protein sequence MQVYDIPIGENKKEETLHGSYEFPMEIYETKLCKNILGFVNWHWHDELQFCFITEGRVSFYVNSENFTLNKGEGIYINKGILHMAKPLSGNDSSYICIDTDARLFSLFSGSIIELKYVNPFIGPAGIPGMVLRNEEKWQINILKKLKTIHKYYIKREYGYEIKICTELLSIWRLLILNSSAEIQNKSLKMNTDYIRMKDIMDYIHLNYFKKITLEMIADTVHLSKHECCRFFKRMSNTTIFDYLIDYRITRAIELLHFSNFNISQIAYEVGFSSTSFFIYTFKRKTSCTPAEYRVKNVKNKK encoded by the coding sequence ATGCAAGTGTATGATATACCGATAGGTGAAAATAAAAAAGAAGAAACTCTGCATGGCAGCTATGAATTCCCTATGGAAATATATGAAACTAAGTTATGCAAAAACATATTGGGATTTGTAAATTGGCATTGGCATGATGAGCTACAATTCTGTTTTATCACTGAAGGAAGAGTTTCATTTTATGTTAATTCGGAAAACTTTACTCTAAATAAGGGCGAAGGAATTTATATAAATAAAGGTATATTGCATATGGCAAAACCTTTAAGCGGAAATGATAGTTCCTATATATGTATTGATACAGACGCACGGCTATTTTCTTTATTTAGCGGTAGTATTATTGAATTAAAATATGTGAATCCCTTTATAGGGCCTGCGGGCATTCCGGGCATGGTATTAAGAAATGAAGAAAAGTGGCAGATCAATATACTTAAAAAGCTTAAAACAATACATAAGTACTATATAAAAAGAGAATATGGATATGAAATTAAGATTTGTACGGAGCTTTTATCTATTTGGAGACTTTTAATATTAAATTCTTCTGCGGAAATACAAAATAAAAGCCTGAAAATGAATACAGATTATATCAGAATGAAAGATATTATGGACTATATTCACTTAAATTATTTCAAAAAAATAACTCTTGAAATGATAGCTGATACAGTACATTTAAGTAAGCATGAGTGCTGTCGATTTTTTAAGAGAATGTCTAATACAACTATTTTTGATTATTTAATAGATTATCGGATTACCAGAGCTATAGAACTGCTTCATTTTTCAAATTTTAATATCAGCCAGATTGCTTATGAAGTTGGGTTTAGCAGTACAAGTTTCTTTATATATACTTTTAAAAGAAAAACTTCTTGTACTCCGGCAGAATATAGGGTAAAGAATGTTAAAAACAAAAAATAA